Proteins encoded by one window of Arachis hypogaea cultivar Tifrunner chromosome 1, arahy.Tifrunner.gnm2.J5K5, whole genome shotgun sequence:
- the LOC112705484 gene encoding uncharacterized protein isoform X1, producing MRFTWAYALSITVVVLIVASAVASCFTSPVEKLLKDFLIWVDRDLGPWGPLALVAAYVPLTILSVPPSVLTVGGGYLFGFTIGFLADSIGATIGAAVAFLLGRTVGNSLVISRLNDYPKFRNVAIAIQRSGFKIVLLLRLVPWLPFGMLNYLLSVTPVSLGEYTLASWLGMMPLTLALVYVGTTLKDISDVTHGWGALSKTHWALIILSLVISVILMICVTRVAKSALDKALAECEENQDIDIEGTGTLQQLAADSSADLNQPLIISDQANGNQQK from the exons ATGAGATTCACGTGGGCCTACGCTCTTAGCATCACAGTTGTGGTTCTCATTGTTGCATCTGCTGTTGCTTCTTGTTTCACTTCTCCAGTTGAAAAG CTTTTGAAAGATTTCTTGATATGGGTTGATCGTGATCTTGGGCCATGGGGTCCACTTGCTCT GGTAGCTGCTTACGTTCCCTTAACTATCTTGTCTGTTCCACCTTCTGTGCTAACT GTTGGTGGTGGGTATCTCTTTGGGTTTACAATAGGCTTTCTTGCTGACTCTATTGGTGCAACAATTGGTGCTGCAGTTGCGTTTCTTCTTGGTAGAACA GTTGGGAATTCACTAGTTATCTCTAGGTTGAATGATTATCCCAAGTTTAGAAATGTGGCAATAGCAATTCAAAGATCTGGCTTTAAG ATTGTGTTACTTCTTAGGCTTGTACCATGGCTACCATTTGGCATGCTAAATTACCTGCTCTCTGTGACTCCTGTTTCATTAGGGGAATACACACTAGCTTCCTGGTTAGGAATGATG CCATTAACACTGGCACTTGTATATGTTGGAACAACCCTGAAGGATATATCTGATGTCACGCATGGTTGGGGTGCGTTATCAAAGACTCATTGG GCTCTCATCATATTAAGCCTTGTAATATCTG TGATTCTGATGATATGTGTTACCAGAGTAGCCAAGTCAGCTTTAGATAAAGCCTTAGCTGAATGTGAAGAGAATCAAGATATAGACATAGAAGGCACCGGTACCTTGCAACAGTTAGCCGCTGATTCATCTGCAGATCTTAATCAGCCTCTCATAATATCAGATCAGGCCAATGGCAATCAACAGAAGTAA
- the LOC112705484 gene encoding uncharacterized protein isoform X2, translated as MGSTCSGSCLRSLNYLVCSTFCANFTMLDIQVGGGYLFGFTIGFLADSIGATIGAAVAFLLGRTVGNSLVISRLNDYPKFRNVAIAIQRSGFKIVLLLRLVPWLPFGMLNYLLSVTPVSLGEYTLASWLGMMPLTLALVYVGTTLKDISDVTHGWGALSKTHWALIILSLVISVILMICVTRVAKSALDKALAECEENQDIDIEGTGTLQQLAADSSADLNQPLIISDQANGNQQK; from the exons ATGGGGTCCACTTGCTCT GGTAGCTGCTTACGTTCCCTTAACTATCTTGTCTGTTCCACCTTCTGTGCTAACT TCACCATGCTTGATATTCAGGTTGGTGGTGGGTATCTCTTTGGGTTTACAATAGGCTTTCTTGCTGACTCTATTGGTGCAACAATTGGTGCTGCAGTTGCGTTTCTTCTTGGTAGAACA GTTGGGAATTCACTAGTTATCTCTAGGTTGAATGATTATCCCAAGTTTAGAAATGTGGCAATAGCAATTCAAAGATCTGGCTTTAAG ATTGTGTTACTTCTTAGGCTTGTACCATGGCTACCATTTGGCATGCTAAATTACCTGCTCTCTGTGACTCCTGTTTCATTAGGGGAATACACACTAGCTTCCTGGTTAGGAATGATG CCATTAACACTGGCACTTGTATATGTTGGAACAACCCTGAAGGATATATCTGATGTCACGCATGGTTGGGGTGCGTTATCAAAGACTCATTGG GCTCTCATCATATTAAGCCTTGTAATATCTG TGATTCTGATGATATGTGTTACCAGAGTAGCCAAGTCAGCTTTAGATAAAGCCTTAGCTGAATGTGAAGAGAATCAAGATATAGACATAGAAGGCACCGGTACCTTGCAACAGTTAGCCGCTGATTCATCTGCAGATCTTAATCAGCCTCTCATAATATCAGATCAGGCCAATGGCAATCAACAGAAGTAA
- the LOC112705498 gene encoding uncharacterized protein, protein MTKNKKQVRSIMDKVQGFRLVSCGGCFDSCRDHTRGSRTGTRIWNFSDKPVELQIRVGSILKKIHTLKPGSSKRMKCRSIYKAYMPSGGNGGSLKNLLYHYDEICHPYIWIHDTGCDSLRMGKQQYISLEDLRDSSDIRIFRDHQRGCVSVRKRTRPDLC, encoded by the coding sequence ATGACAAAGAACAAGAAGCAGGTCAGGTCCATCATGGACAAAGTGCAAGGATTTCGCCTTGTATCTTGCGGCGGCTGCTTTGACAGCTGTCGTGACCATACTCGAGGCTCTCGAACCGGGACAAGGATATGGAACTTTAGTGATAAGCCAGTGGAGCTGCAAATAAGGGTGGGATCAATACTAAAGAAGATTCACACATTGAAGCCAGGATCATCCAAGAGAATGAAGTGTAGAAGCATATATAAGGCATATATGCCTAGTGGTGGGAATGGTGGCAGCTTGAAGAACTTGTTGTATCACTATGATGAAATTTGTCACCCTTATATTTGGATCCATGACACAGGCTGTGATTCCTTGAGGATGGGGAAACAACAGTACATTAGTCTTGAGGATCTCAGGGATTCTTCTGATATCAGAATCTTCAGGGATCATCAGAGAGGCTGCGTATCGGTTCGCAAAAGAACAAGGCCAGATTTGTGCTGA
- the LOC112705475 gene encoding probable E3 ubiquitin-protein ligase LUL4 — protein sequence MGISWSNTNSNSNRRRRNNYPPPFPPPYYYSSDAHPPQLPPPPPPSQPPPPQGYYFPPTNPSTTPYVGTHPLPPAPPPQTHSFYYSNGYATPTTAAATTNAPNYANRLHYHPYYANQGAPAWAPVRPPVAAAAAAAPPPYVDHQTTKKIRNDVNLHKDTLRLEIDELNPDHHLVSFVFDALFDGRFTIYYLAKEEEKCRFIPLYPDAFAPISFPFQKGVGQKFCQPPGTGIDLGFFELEDLAKPSPEEDLFPLVICAETSMRTSEDETSDGSTIDASPHMQITQAVLVKSNGIGPFEVKVIRQILWIDGVRYELRELYGIGSGSTAADFDDNDPGKECVICMTEPKDTAVLPCRHMCMCSECAKALRLQSNKCPICRQPIEELMEIKINNDDK from the exons atgGGAATCTCTTGGAGCAACACCAACAGTAACAgtaacagaagaagaagaaacaattaCCCACCTCCTTTTCCTCCTCCGTACTACTACTCTTCTGATGCTCATCCTCCGCAGCTTCCACCGCCGCCGCCGCCTTCTCAGCCCCCACCGCCGCAAGGCTATTACTTTCCCCCAACCAACCCTTCCACCACTCCCTACGTCGGTACCCATCCTCTGCCTCCTGCTCCTCCTCCTCAGACCCATTCCTTCTATTATTCAAATGGCTACGCCACCCCTACCACCGCCGCCGCCACCACCAACGCTCCTAACTATGCCAATCGCCTTCACTACCACCCTTACTATGCAAATCAGGGTGCTCCCGCCTGGGCCCCTGTTCGCCCCCCCGTTGCTGCTGCCGCCGCCGCAGCTCCACCGCCCTATGTCGACCATCAAACCACTAAGAAGATTAGGAACGACGTGAACTTGCATAAAGATACTTTGCGCCTGGAGATTGACGAGCTCAACCCTGATCACCACTTGGTTTCTTTCGTTTTTGATGCCCTCTTTGATGGCAG ATTTACTATCTACTACTtagccaaagaagaagaaaagtgtaGGTTTATTCCACTATATCCCGATGCATTTGCGCCGATCTCATTCCCCTTTCAAAAGGGAGTTGGCCAGAAATTTTGTCAGCCTCCTGGAACGGGCATTGACCTTGGTTTCTTTGAGTTAGAGGATCTTGCAAAGCCCTCACCTGAAGAGGATCTGTTTCCCCTTGTAATATGTGCTGAAACAAGTATGAGAACTTCAGAAGATGAAACTTCTGATGGTTCCACAATTGATGCATCTCCTCACATGCAAATAACTCAAGCTGTCTTAGTGAAAAGCAACGGTATTGGTCCTTTCGAGGTAAAAGTAATTAGGCAGATTCTCTGGATTGATGGAGTTCGTTATGAGTTGAGAGAGTTATATGGAATAGGAAGTGGCTCAACAGCTGCAGATTTTGATGATAATGATCCTGGGAAGGAGTGTGTAATATGCATGACCGAACCAAAGGACACTGCTGTCTTACCTTGCCGACATATG TGTATGTGCAGCGAGTGTGCAAAAGCATTACGGCTTCAATCCAATAAGTGCCCAATATGCCGCCAACCTATTGAGGAGCTCATGGAAATCAAGATAAACAATGATGACAAATGA